From a region of the Pogona vitticeps strain Pit_001003342236 chromosome 7, PviZW2.1, whole genome shotgun sequence genome:
- the TP53I13 gene encoding tumor protein p53-inducible protein 13 — protein sequence MAEPPPPLPPGAPILLALLSLAGSGAPGGGGQIYFQQDLPPGERPCCRGGYGPTPLQESRDVFGDAKRICNQSSIPDRGGSRHLIWEAYRREGFHPPQKFLRGLQHKDVALFYHPCLHPSLRRQLIRLARACGPHIQLTPHRSLPWEQPPALASWDIARRRPKVELARDGSRQLTRQPGANESEEGGRKGRPVWELAPLLAKIRAVCRSHRAQAFQRFFRKQAEKKPSKPQPRRRRAFLWPGRTAWFPKAQSGNRNLAATTSVHRTSATSLPTGKKDVPEPSGPEGEGRLSAPPHPGPQVSPAALSTEADRVAPATGCPCPGGDLRKAHGLLGKAVKGLPGRGAPRVPTPRTEEAAWAASALAFLLAVLTLAVLYTRLHRKCRRGRSLYWTTAGEEGQDTVAAVLKRRLLSAQARRKKRPRPLPQRPLWSETSSDSSE from the exons ATggcggagccgccgccgccgctgcctccGGGGGCCCCGATCCTGCTGGCCCTGCTCAGCCTGGCCGGGAGCGGCGCGCCGGGAGGCGGAGGGCAG ATCTATTTCCAGCAAGATCTTCCGCCCGGAGAGCGTCCCTGTTGCCGTGGAGGATACGGGCCGACTCCCCTCCAG GAGAGCCGGGATGTGTTCGGAGATGCCAAGCGAATCTGTAATCAGAGCAGCATTCCTGACCGCGG CGGATCACGTCACCTAATCTGGGAAGCGTACAGAAGGGAGGGATTCCACCCCCCTCAAAAGTTTCTCCGCGGTCTGCAG CATAAAGATGTCGCCCTTTTCTATCACCCCTGCCTTCACCCATCCCTCCGCCGACAGCTGATTCGGCTGGCCCGAGCCTGTGGGCCCCACATCCAGCTCACCCCACACAGGAGCCTCCCTTGGGAGCAG CCCCCGGCCTTGGCGTCGTGGGACATCGCTCGACGGAGGCCCAAAGTGGAACTGGCCCGAGACGGATCACGGCAGCTCACGAGGCAACCGGGTGCCAACGAGTCGGAGGAGGGAGGCCGGAAGGGTCGCCCGGTGTGGGAGCTGGCGCCCCTGCTCGCCAAGATCAGAGCCGTCTGCAGGAGTCACCGGGCGCAG gcttTTCAGAGGTTCTTCCGGAAGCAGGCGGAGAAAAAACCATCAAAGCCGCAGCCACGGCGCCGGCGGGCTTTTCTGTGGCCGGGACGGACGGCATGGTTCCCTAAAGCCCAGAGTGGCAACAGGAATCTAGCAGCCACGACGTCGGTTCACCGTACCTCGGCCACCAGCTTGCCGACTGGAAAAAAGGACGTTCCGGAGCCATCCGGGCCCGAGGGCGAAGGGCGCCTGAGTGCGCCGCCCCACCCAGGCCCCCAAGTCTCCCCCGCCGCTCTGTCCACGGAAGCAGACAGGGTGGCCCCCGCGACGGGGTGTCCGTGTCCAGGTGGAGACCTCCGGAAAGCCCACGGCCTGCTGGGGAAGGCAGTGAAGGGGCTGCCCGGCCGGGGGGCCCCCCGCGTCCCCACCCCCCGCACCGAAGAGGCCGCCTGGGCAGCCAGCGCCCTCGCCTTCCTGCTGGCGGTGCTGACGCTGGCCGTCCTGTACACCCGGCTCCACCGGAAGTGCCGCAGGGGCCGAAGCCTCTACTGGACGACCGCCGGCGAGGAAGGGCAAGACACTGTGGCTG CTGTCCTCAAACGCCGCCTCCTCTCGGCCCAGGCCCGGCGCAAGAAGCGGCCACGGCCCCTCCCGCAGAGGCCTCTCTGGTCGGAAACATCCAGCGACAGCTCTGAATAA